ACCTAAATTTAAAGGAGGAAATAACGCTTTAATTTTACGAAAGTCTCTAGCTAATGCTTTCAATATTTCTATTTTATTTATCTTACATCTGTATCCTTCTATGTAACATATTATAGTATTATTATTTAAAACATGAAACTCTGAAGATGCAGGAAAATTAAGATTATTCAAAAATTTTATAATATTTTCGTCTGGTTTCACATTATCAAATTCTATAAAGTATTTAGAGTCAGAAACATATGAAATAATAGACTCAGCACTATTGATTGTTAACCCTTGAATAGATAGAAATACGTTATTGGAAATCTTAATTCTTATAGAAATTTTACCGTTCAAATAGCTTAGTTTATAATTATACGCTGATACGTTGTACTTTGTTAGGAAATTCAATAGATTAGTTAAGTCTTTAGTATCAGTAGTTATCACGTATTTACCTATAACCTCTTTCATAAAAGAAAAATTATTTGGTCAAATTAATAGTTGATTATATACTTCCTCTCTTTTTTAAAAACATAAAATATATGCTTTTCATGTAGCAAATATTATTAGTTATATAACTTATTTTCAATTTTAATTATAGATAAAAACTATATGTCTTTAACTATATAGATCAAATCAGCAGAAACTTTATTCTACAATGTCTTCTAATACTTTATATGTATCTTTTGAACTCTAATTTAATTAAAAACGTTTTTACTATAATAGCTAATAAAGATTCTAATTATTTATTATTGCTATATTAAAGATTTTATTGTTTTATTTTTTATAAAAAATATTAAAAAGAGAAAGAGTTAAAAACAATCATTACAATATACCTTAATTATGATCAAGAGTAAAAATAAATTTGATATAAGAGTATTTGGTAGCACATATGAGGAAATAAGAAAAAATTTTGTTTGGCCTCAAAAATTCAACTTCATTGAAAGTGTTGATGAAAATAGTGGTATAGCTCTAATAGAAGATAGCAAAGAAATAAAATATCAAGAAATTAAAGAAAGGAGTAATGGTGTTTCAAAATTTCTCAAAGAATTAGGAGTTAAAAAAGGAGATATAGTAGCTGGAATGTTACCTCAAGGCTTCAATTTGCTTTCTGCATTGCTAGGATCTTATAAGAATGGTAGTATTTATCTATCTATGAGTATATTATTTGGAACTGATGCAATAAAGTTTAGATTAAATCATAGTAAAGCATCAGTAGTTTTCACTACGTCAGAGTACGTAAAGAAAATTAAAGAAGTTTATAATACAATAATAGTAAGCGATGATGGAGGAGATTATAATTATGATGATATAGAAAAAGTAAGTATCATAGAATATAATGAGGTTAAAGAGAATGAACCAATACATTTATTCTATACATCAGGAACTACTGGAGAGCCAAAAGGAGTCTTACTGCCTAAAAGCTGGATTCTAGGGCATTTACCAGCATGGCAGATTTCATTAGATTTCCCAAAAGAAAAAGAAATATTTATAACGCCAGCTGAATGGGCATGGATAGGAGGTTTAGGTGATTTAGTACTTCCAGCCTTATATTACGGCAATACTGTAATTACATATAAAAGACAAGGTAAATTTGATCCTATAGATTTTTTAGATGTGTTAGAGAACTATAAAGTGAATGGAACATTCATGGTTCCTACTGCAATTAGAATGCTTAAAAACCATGAAAATGAAGTTAAAAAATATAATTTAGAATTAAAAGCTATAATAAGTGGTGGAGAAGTAGTTAATCCAGATTTGATAACTTGGACAAAAAATAATATGAATACAGATTTAAACCAAATTTATGGACAAACAGAAGCTAATTTGGTAATATGTAATTCTCCATTAATAATGAAAGTAAAGCCAGAATATACAGGTCCAGAATGTCCAGGCCATAAAGTATTAATCTTAGATGAAGAAGGAAAAGAAGTAACTAATACTATAGGAGAAATAGCGATAAAACTCCCAGATCCTAGTGCAATGATTGAATATTATAAGAATCCAGATGCTACTAAATTGAAGATAAAAAATAATATCCTATTCACTGGAGATATGGGATATATAGATAATGAAGGTTATATTAAATTTGTAGGAAGAAAAGACGATATAGTAAAAGTATCTGGTTACAGACTTAGTGCACTGGAGATAGAAAACGAAATAAGTAAGCATCCATCAGTTGCTTCTTGTGCTGTAGTCGATATCCAAGATAAAATAAGAGGATCGATAATTGTGGCTTTTATCGTACCTAAAGAAGGATATAAGCCTGATATTAATCTCGAAAATGAGATAAAAACTTTTGTAAAGAATAAGCTAGCTACATACGCTTATCCTAGATTCATATTCTTTGTTGACGATTTACCAAAGACAGTGACAGGAAAATTAAGAAGAGTAGAACTAAGAAAATTAGCAGAAAAAATGATAGAAGATAGAGAGCGTAGTTCCTCTTGAATATAAGTTATTGTAAACCAGTAAAATAAGAATCATAACACAAAAAATTTCTGAAAAAAGAAAAAGTGAAATTATTTTTTAAAATATACTAGATTAAAAAACTGCTTTAATAATTGCATCTATCTCGTTTTGGGAAGAGATCTTAACCCAGTTTACTGGATTTTCTATAGTATTTATACCTTTTTTAATTTCTAAACTTTCTGTATTTTTGTCATCAAATGCTGTTTTAAGGATAAGTTTTGCATCATTATTTATAGAAATGAACAGCTTACGTACGTTAGGTAGATAAAACCACCTACTCTCTGTCCCTTTAAATTTACCCCTCAATTCATTGTAACTTTTTGGATCAAATATAGTATTATCGACATACTCCATCCATATTTCATGAGTATACCCTTCCTTTCCAGTATCAGGTCTAGAACTATACGTATCTCTAAATGATGCAAAAAGAAGTTTAGGTTTCCCATCTGGCTCAGTAGTATAATGCGGATGTCCTACTTGAGTAAACGAATCATCTAATCCTAAGAGAGGCATAAGAGACCCTTGAAGAAAACTTACATTTTTAAATGCATCTATTGATGAAATATTATCAGAAAATACTTCATCCATACTAGGGCCTACATAAGTTTGTAAAAGCCATTTTGACATAGGAGTAGCCTCAACAAATATTTGAAATCTTGGAATTAATGTAAAATCTAATACATCATTAGACTTACCCCAGGATGCTCCTATTTTTCCCCAGTCTTCAATATTTAGTTTTTCAAAATCATCTACATTTCTAATTACATATAATTCTAAACTAGAGAATTCATTGGAAGGACTTACTGCTATAGCATCTTTTATGTTAAGATAAGCTCCAGTTGGCCTTATAGCTAAACCAGAATCTTTATTAAAGTCATTAATAAGGTTCTTATATCCTTTTAATTTCCAGTTACTATCAAAAACTAGAAAATATAAGTTCTTTCCATGGCTCGAAGTAATATAAAACTCATCTTTAGCTTCATTATAAAATCCTCTTACTGCATTATTACTATAATTTACATTTTCTGGAAAATCTGACGGTAATATTTTTATTAAAGCACTAAGATCAACATTCATGGAATCATCTATGGGTGCAACAAAACCTTCTCTTTTAAGTCCAATTGGATCATTCCATCCTGTGAATAATAGCCAATGCTTATCTCTCTTGACATCATAAATTATATATGGTGTTCCTACGCCACCTTTAATTTCATTATTTTGTATTTTTTGAGGAAGTAGTATTGGTTTAATTATAGTCATTATATATAATTAACTTATCTTATATATATATTCTTACTTTACTCAAAATATGAAATTCCTAATAATGTTAAATCAGCAAATGCAGAAATTATGTTTACGCTAAAGAAGTACAGTTATTTAATGTGCCTTTGAACGAGGAATTTAAAGAATACTAAGAATTTAGATAAAAACTATCTAGTTAATTATCTAATACGAAATTCTTAATATGATAAGAACTTAAGAGCATAAAAATTATATTTTCAGCTAGTTTTATATTATTAGTCACTAAATTGTCAAGAAACATTGGATACATTTATTGTCGATCTCAGAATAGTTGACATCATATTATTTGATATTGCGTTTTAATTAAATATTTATCGTATTTAAGTAGAAGAATTTGCTATAGTTCCTTCTTACAACGACATAATTGAACTGGAGGTATTCTGTTCAAAAATTCTAATTCGTCTGTTATTCCGTTATTTTTGGCTATTTCTCTATAGACGAACGCTGATGGCCTCCAATATAATTTTTTAGTAGGAAAATCAACTTTCAATAAACCAAATTTCATTGAGAAACCTACTCCCCACTCATAGTTATCTGAGATAGACCAATGCATATATCCCCTAACATCAGCTCCTTCATTTATGGCTCTATTCGTTTGATAGATATGAGAAACTAAAGAGTAAGGTCTCAAATAATCCATATCGTCAGCAATACCATTTTCTGTAACATACATGTGAATATGATATCTATTCCAATATTTAACGAGCACATCGTACAATCCTTCTGGTGCTACTTCCCATCCGTTGTCACTACACGGAAATCCTGAGGGACTTACAGAGTTAGGTCCACAACTATGACCATAACCGTTTACTCTCGTATACCCGTCTTCAATCTTTTTTACAACAGTTCTTGTGTAATAATTTACTCCTATCCAATCTACTTTGTTTTTTAAATCTTCTCTAATTATTTTTTCTTGTTTTTTAATTTCGCCCCTTATTATAGCATCAAAGTACATCCATCTATTTTCATACTCTGCAATTTCTACAGCCTCAATATCATTTTCACTTGCAGGCTGAAATGAGGTATTAGCATAAACTATTCCCACAGATTTCTTTGAAATATTTTTTATCGCATCATAAGCTCTAGCGTGCGCCTGGACAAGATTATAGAAAGCCTTTTTTCTCAATTCCAAGTTTGCCTTTATTGAAGGAATAAATGAATTACCCCAAACCACATTAGGCTCATTAATTGTAACGTATAAGTCTACTAAATCATCGAATTTCCATGCTACGTATGCAGAGAATCTTGCAAATTCGTAAACTGTACGAGTACTTAACCATCCCATAGGTCCAGTAAGATCTCCATTTCTTATTCTAATTGGATCATGTAGCCAGAGTGGTAGAGGCCAGTGATATAAATTCAATATAAGATGGATTTCTCTATTCTTAATATCTTTAAATATCTCTCTATAATGAGTTATTGCATCCTTATTAGCATAGTGATCTATTTCTCTTAATATATTTTCATTTATTTCAACTTCTGTTATGTCTTCCTCATTTTCCTTAAAATCCTTAGGTTTTGGTAGGGGTTTAGGAAATATTCTTGACCATTCAATACCTAATCTAGCTATTTTTAAATGCATTCTTTCAGCGTTATCATGAAAAATTCTATAATTCTCCCAATAATTAGCACCATCTTCTGGAAAATCCCCACTAACTATTCTAGACATTATATTTTCTTTATCATGAACCCAAACGTACCAATCAGTATTAGGATCTTCAGAATTTGAACTACCCATCTCAAATTGAAATCCAGATTGTGACCAACCAAACTTAAAATTGTTAGGAAATCCTATCATTTTATTTACCTTATATCTTTCTCTAGGGCGAATATTTAAGCATTATAAATATAAGGCACTTAACTTAGTTGTGTTTCTTTTTTATAGAAAGAATAAGGACAAATTATTATAAATAATATTTTATCTAAACAAATAATTATTAACCAAATAAATTAACTAAAATAACTTTACGAATTGTCTATGGTGAATTCGTTGGGATAGGCCCTTTTTTAAGATTCTAGTTGTTAGGAAATCCTTTTATTTTTCTTCTCTAGACCATGTTGATATGAAAAAAGCTACGGAGGCTATCAAGTTCAACATTAAAGTTAAAACTGACGTAGATAGAAATCTAAACTTAAAAGAAGAAACAATTGAGATAAATAGAAATGAGATAAACGTTTACGAAGACAATAATCTTGTTTCCCACTATAATAATATAGTTAAATTATCATTAGAATCAGGCATAACAATAGATAAGTTAATAGGTATATCTTCTGATAACAAAATTTTCGAAATAGCATATTTTACTAAGAAAAAAGAAGAGTTATTTAAGAAGGTAATAGATGGTTTTAACAAAAATGAGCAAATAGAAATTAGCGATAAAGATGACGAAAATTCTAAAGCTAGCATGAGTACAATAAAATGGCTTTGGAATATTGCTTCTAAATATAGGAAGACGTTAATAATAGGTGCTATACTTTCTTTAATAACTACTGGATTAAATTTAGTTCCTCCTTATTTACTTAAAATTTTAATAGATAGTGTATTGCTTTCACCTAAGTATTCTACAAGTTTGTACATAAACATAATAGTCTTCTTAACTTTATCATATTCCTTTTTAGCATTAATAACTTCAATACAAAATAGAACTTTAAATAATTTGGGTTCTAAAATAATAAACGATTTAAGGGACAAATTATATGCTCATTCAATTAAACATGATTATTCTTTTATAGAAAGAATTTCGCCTAGTAGAATTTTATCTAGGTTAACTACAGATGCTGGAAATACTAACTGGTTACTAGTTTGGGGATTGCCTACATTACTTACTAACTTATTTACTATAATAGGAATTGGTGTAATACTCTTTACTTTAGATGCTACTTTAGCTATGTTTATACTCATACCTATTCCAATTATTATCTATATGATAATAATATATAGGAAAAAATCTCATAGATTGTATCATAGAAATTGGAGAAGAAGCGCTGATATTACATCAAAAATAAACGATACTATTCCATACTTTATAGTTGTAAGATCGTTTTCAAAAGAGGAATACGAATCCAAAAAACTAAGAGAAATGTTAGATAAATTATACGAATCTAATGTTACAATAAATAAAATGAATGCAACGTATTGGCCACTGATGGGTTTTATAGTTAATATTTCTACTATATTAATATGGTGGATAGGAGGTCATGAGGTAATATCTGGAATAATCCAACTCGGTGTAATAACTGCGTTTATAGCATATATTTCACAATTTTATGGACCTATTAATAATTTAAGTAATGTTTTACCATTTATTCAACAATCCCTAACTTCGGCAGAAAGAATAAGAGAAGTTTTAGAAACTAAACCCCAAATAACTAATCCGGAAAATCCTAAAAAACCAGAAATGCCTGCTGAAATTGTATTAGAAAACGTATCATTTGGCTATGATCCTCATTTTCCTGTTATAAAAGACGTAAACATGGTAATAAAACCTAAAGAGAAAGTTGCAATAGTAGGCAAAAGTGGTTCAGGAAAAAGTACAATAGCTAAATTACTTTTAAGATTTTATGATGTAAACCAAGGAAAAATACTTATTGGAGGAGTAGATATTAGAGAAATAGATTTAGATTATCTTAGGAGAAAAATAGCTTACGTTCCTCAAGACGTAGTACTTTTTGATACTACTGTTGGTTATAATGTAGCGTATGGAAGTGACGATATCAATGAGGTAGAAATAATTAAAGCATGCAAAATAGCTAAAATTCACGATGAGATCTTAAAATTACCATTTATGTATGATACTATATTGGGAGAAAGGGGTACTTATTTGTCTGGAGGACAAAGACAGAGATTAAGTATTGCAAGAGCTATTATAAAAAATCCAGATGTTCTAATTTTCGATGAAGCTACATCTAGTTTAGATATAATAAGTGAAAGAGAAGTTTACAAAGCTATGATGAACGTATCAAAGAATAAGACAGTAATACTAGTTACCCATAATGTACATGAAGTAATGAATTCAGATAAAATATTCGTATTAAGTAATGGAAAAATAGTGGAAGAAGGAAAACCAAATGATCTATTAAATAAAAAAGATGGAGCTTTCTACTCCATGTTTAAAGAACAAATTAATGAAGAAAATATTTCTACGGAAAGAAATATTGAATATGATGACGAGAAAATTAATCTGATAGATGATGTAAGAGACATAAAAATAGAACCATCAAACAGAAGAAGTGCAGTAAATGTAAGGTATAACGGAATATTTTATGAAAACCTAATACCTAAAATGTTATTCCCTATAACTAACTCAAAATTTATAGGCTTTTATGATCAAGAAAATCATGAAATATTTCTAATGAGAGATTATACAAAACTAGATATTAATTCACGTAAAAATCTTGAAACTGCTATAGCTTATAATAATTTAATATTCCAAGTAGAGAAAATTAATGAAATTAATATAAAAGGAGACCAATTAGAATGGAATATAACTACTAATAAAGGAAAAATAAAAACATATACTTCTGGAAGAAGAAATATAGTAGTATTAGATTCAAAAATTATTTTAATTGATAAAAATGATAACTTATATGAAATACAATTAGATAGACTAGACAAAAGAAGTTTTAAACTATTAATGGAAACTATATAACTTTTTTAATATTAATTTCTAAAGTTAAACGATAAAAACTCTGTATAACATATAATCGAAATATTCCTTGATAATCTTAAGAAACATTAGGATTTATATCTCCATAATATTTATAATCCTTACTGAAATACTCTAAGTGCAGTTTCTTGTATGGATATCTGCTAAGTGCTTCTTCATTTACCTCTATACCTAATCCTGGCTTATCACTAGGGTGAATATAGGAATTTTTAACGTTAAAGTATTCCTTAATTAATGATCTTCTAACAGTTTCTGCATCAATCCAGTATTCCATAATTAACGAATTGTTTAAAATTAACATAAGATTTAATGTTGCTGCAGTTGCTATTGGACCGTTAGGATTATGAGGTGCTACAGATATATAATAAGTTTCTGCCATATTACCTACTTCTTTTAATGCTTCTATTCCACCTACATGGCAAACATCAGGTTGAATTATGTCAACTGCTCTCTTTTCTAAAAATTCCCTATACCTATATTTGTTTACAATTCTTTCCCCACTAGCTATAGTTATAGGAGATTTATCTTTTACGTTCTTTAACGCTTCTATATCCTCCTCTGGTACAGGCTCTTCTACCCAATAAGGCTCATATTTTGATATTTCATTTATCATCTTAACTGCTGATGCAGTATTAAATCTTCCATGTGCATCTAGCATAACATCAATATTATATCCTACTGCATCCCTTATTGCCTTAAGTCTACTTTTAGCTTTTTCTATATCATCTCTGCTAGCTTGTGGTCCAGAAGATCCAAAAGGATCCAATTTTACTGCATTAAATCCTTGATCTACGACTTTTCTTACTGCATTTGCAAATTCTTCTGGACTCCTATCACCAGAGATAAATCCATTAGCATATACTCTAACAGAATCTTTCGTTTTACCTCCAAGCAGTTCATAAACGGGTTTATTAACACTTTTACCTAAAATATCCCATAATGCTTGTTCTATGGCACTTATAGCTGACATGAGTATTGGACCACCTCTCCAGAAGAAATGCCTATATAAGAAGTTGTATATTTCGTTTGGATTTACTTCTCTTCCAATTAAGAACGGTTTAAAGTCATAAACTGCTGCTTCTATAGTTTTTTCAAAATCACCCATAGTTCCTTCTCCATAACCTGATATTCCATCATCAGTATCTATTTTTACAATTGTAAAATTTCTCCATACAGCATTAACTAAATAGACTTTTACATCAGTTATTTTCATATTTATTCACCTAGAATAGACAACTAACTTCTGTTCAGTCATTTCTAACATAGTATTTATAATACTTTCTCTTCCTATACCACTTTTCATAACTCCACCAAATGGTAAATTATCCCATCTAAGCCTAGTAGTGTCATTAATTATTACTGTTCCTGCTTTTAATTTACTGGCTATATCGTATGCTCTACTAAAATTAGAAGTAAATACTGATGCATCTAAGCCATATTCAGTAGAGTTAGCTACTTTTACTGCTTCATCGTCACTATCTACAGATACTATAGGTAATATTGGCCCAAATACTTCTTCCTTTAATATCCTTGCATTAGAATCTTTAGATAATTTAATTACTGTAGGAGGAAAGTAATATCCTATAGATGGTACTGTGCCTTTGAAAATAACTTGACCTCCTTCCTTTTCTGCATTCTGTAAAAACTCTTTCATTCTCATCACTGCTTGATTTGAAATTAAAGGAGGAATATCAACGTCTTCAGATAATGGATCTCCGGATTTTAACTTTCTCACTGCTTCGACTAGCTTATTACTAAACTCTTTTTCAATTTCTTTTCTTACTATTATTCTTTTGGTAGCGTTGCAGAATTGTCCTGCAAAATCAAATCTTCCAACCAAAGCAGATTTAACAGCTTTATTTAGATCTGCATCTTCTAATATAATCATCGCGTCACTACCTCCTAATTCCATAATTACTCTTTTTCCTTCTTTTATTGCTTGACTAGCTAAAGCCAAGCCTACTTCTACTGAACCAGTAAATGTAATTAACGAAATTTTCCTATTTTTTACAAACTCATTACCTATCATTTCTGAATTTCCAGTTACTATATTTACGCTTTTAGGGATAATCTGATTAACTATCTCTGCTAATTTAATTTGAGTTAATGGAGTGAGGGAGGACGGTTTAAATACTACAGTATTGCCTACGGCTATAGCTGGGGCTACTTTATGTGCAAAACTGGCTGCAGGAAAGTTGAAAGGAGTTATAGCACCTACAACTCCAATTGGTTCTCTCTTTATAAATGCTATTCTATTTTCATTACCTGGAGGAGTATCGTATAGATCTAATGGTATAAATTGTCCTTCTAATGCTCTCCTAAGTTCAGATGATGCCAGTTCAAAAATTTTTGCAGTTCTTTCGATTTCAGCTCTAGAACTTTTTATTGGCCTACCAGTCTCTAATGTCATAGTTTTTGAAAGATCTTCTACATTTTCTCTAATCTTTGAAGCTATATTATTGAGTAAATTACTTCTTTTAGCAGGAGTTATTTTATTTATTTTTTCAAACTCTTCATAAGCTAAATCGATAGCTTTTCTGACATCTTCTAGCGACAGAGAAGGAACGTAATCTATAATTTCACCAGTAGCAGGATTTCTAACTTCAATTTTATCTTTAGAATCAATTTTTTCTCCTCCTATTAAGGTATACATGTATACAATATCGTATATTCTAAATTTAAGGTTTTCTTTCAAACGAAGAATTAGAAAAATAAAATAATTATATAATATTAGTATAATCTATGATAAATGTATTTAGTAAATACAAGGCAAAATTAGCCGAAGGCCCAGTATATGATTTAGAATTAAATAAACTTTTTTGGGTAGATATAGACGGAAAGAAAATAGTAATAAAAGACCTTGAGAACAAAGAAGAAAAAGAAATTACTACAAGTGATTTAGTTTCTTCATTGTGTGTAATAAATAATACTGAAGTCATAGCTACAATCAGACATGACTTTTATATAATAAATATAGATTCAGGCAATATTTTAAGTAAAATTGATGGACAAGAAAACGATCTAGAGAATAATAGATTTAATGATGGAAAATGTGATAAGTTAGGAAGATATTGGGCAGGAACAATGAATATGTTAAAAGATAAACCTTCAGGAAACTTATATAAATTAGAAGGAAATAAAATAGAAAAAATGCTGAGTCAATTGACAGTTTCTAATGGTTTAGGATGGAATCCTGAGAATAATATTATGTATTTGATAGATAGTCCGATAAGAAAAGTATATTCTTTTGATTACGATCTAAATAAGGGAGAGATTTTTAATAGAAAAGTATTAATAGATTTCAAAGATGAAGTAGGTAATCCAGATGGAATGACAGTTGATGAAGAAGGATATTTATGGATAGCTCATTGGAATGGAGGAAAAATAAGCAGATGGAGTCCAAATGGAAAGAAAGTTTTTGAAATTAAACTCCCTGTAACTTACGTGTCGTCAGTCACATTTGGAGGAAAAGAAATGAACGAATTATTCATTACTACGGCTTATAAAGAAGATGAACCATTAAGTGGAAAAGTATTTACATATAAAACTGATACTAGAGGCCTTCCAAACAATAGATTCAACAGGAGTACATAGAAGTTAAATATTTTAAATGAGCTTTATTTTTATGGAAATTTCGTTAAAAGGTAAAACATGTTTAATTACTGGAGGGACTCATGGAATAGGCCTAGTTACGTCAAAATTTTTTTCAGAACTTGGTGCTAGAGTAATAGCTACTGGAAGACATATACCAGAGGATGATAAAATTAAGTTTGTTAGAGTAGACTTAACTTCTAGAGAAGACCTATTAAACTTTATAGAATGGTACAAAAAAGAAATAGGTAAGATAGATTGTTTAATAAATAATGCATCTGTTAATTCTAGATACTCAATACTTAATGTAACATTAGAAGAATGGGATAAAATGCTAGCATTAGAACTTACTGCTCCAATGTTACTCTCTAAAATGGCTGCAGAAATAATGATAAAAAATGGAGTTAAAGGTAAAATAATAAATATAGCTGCGATTCAAGCAAAATATCCATTACCTGAATCATTACCTTATGTTACTGTTAAAGGTGGTCTGATTTCTATGACTAGAAGTTTGGCTGTAGATTTAGGTAAATATGGAATTCAAGTAATAACAGTAGTTCCGGGCCCAATATATACTAGAGGTGAAGAAGTACCTGAAAAATTGGATAAAAATGCTGCTACATTATTGGGAAGAATGGGAAGACCTCAGGAAGTTGCAAATCTGCTAGCATTTTTAGCTTCTGATTATAATACATTTATAACTGGCAGTGAAATTTTAATTGATGGAGGAAGACTCATAAGCAGAAAACCTGATCCTAACGAAATAACTTCAGGAGAAGTATAGTAAGTAGTTTATTATATTTTAATCCTAAAAAGTTTATTTTCGTATTTAATCAATTTCTAAAATGAAAATTAAGCAAAAATTAGTTAGGAGAACATAAATATTCTTTGCTTAATATACTTAAGAACGTTATTTTCATGATCTTCCATTAATTTTTTAGCCTCTTCACTATTTCTGCTTTTTATTGCTTCAAATATATCATTATGCTCTTCATATTCTTCTTTTCTTCTTTCATAACTGCTAAAAAGGGTAACTCTAATTATTTTCAATTTTACTCTAATATCATTCAGACATTCTTGAAGATATTTATTCTTACTCGCTACGGCAATGGTATTATGAAAATTACCATTTAAATTTGATAGTGTCAATGGATCAGGATCAGATTTTTCAGTCTCTATCTTTATTTCTTGTAGAAGATCGTCCATTTTTTTTAAATCTTCTTCTGTAGCCCTTTCAGAAGCTAGGTATGCTGCAGTAGCTTCTAATGGTAATCTAATTTCGTATAACATTAAAACTTCATCAGATGAGAGCGAAACTATAGAATAAGATTTATTTTCCTTTTTTATAATGCCCTCAGAAATTAGCATCTTCAAAGCTTCCCTAACTGGAGTTCTGCTCATATTCAAATCTTTACACAACTGCTCTTCAGTAATTCGTTGGCCTTGTTTGTATTTGCCTTTCAATATCATGTTTAATACATCGTTATATGCCTTTTCACTAAGATTAACAGTCATTATAACTAATTATTCATC
This genomic window from Acidianus manzaensis contains:
- a CDS encoding aldehyde dehydrogenase family protein; amino-acid sequence: MYTLIGGEKIDSKDKIEVRNPATGEIIDYVPSLSLEDVRKAIDLAYEEFEKINKITPAKRSNLLNNIASKIRENVEDLSKTMTLETGRPIKSSRAEIERTAKIFELASSELRRALEGQFIPLDLYDTPPGNENRIAFIKREPIGVVGAITPFNFPAASFAHKVAPAIAVGNTVVFKPSSLTPLTQIKLAEIVNQIIPKSVNIVTGNSEMIGNEFVKNRKISLITFTGSVEVGLALASQAIKEGKRVIMELGGSDAMIILEDADLNKAVKSALVGRFDFAGQFCNATKRIIVRKEIEKEFSNKLVEAVRKLKSGDPLSEDVDIPPLISNQAVMRMKEFLQNAEKEGGQVIFKGTVPSIGYYFPPTVIKLSKDSNARILKEEVFGPILPIVSVDSDDEAVKVANSTEYGLDASVFTSNFSRAYDIASKLKAGTVIINDTTRLRWDNLPFGGVMKSGIGRESIINTMLEMTEQKLVVYSR
- a CDS encoding SMP-30/gluconolactonase/LRE family protein, producing the protein MINVFSKYKAKLAEGPVYDLELNKLFWVDIDGKKIVIKDLENKEEKEITTSDLVSSLCVINNTEVIATIRHDFYIINIDSGNILSKIDGQENDLENNRFNDGKCDKLGRYWAGTMNMLKDKPSGNLYKLEGNKIEKMLSQLTVSNGLGWNPENNIMYLIDSPIRKVYSFDYDLNKGEIFNRKVLIDFKDEVGNPDGMTVDEEGYLWIAHWNGGKISRWSPNGKKVFEIKLPVTYVSSVTFGGKEMNELFITTAYKEDEPLSGKVFTYKTDTRGLPNNRFNRST
- a CDS encoding SDR family NAD(P)-dependent oxidoreductase, which translates into the protein MEISLKGKTCLITGGTHGIGLVTSKFFSELGARVIATGRHIPEDDKIKFVRVDLTSREDLLNFIEWYKKEIGKIDCLINNASVNSRYSILNVTLEEWDKMLALELTAPMLLSKMAAEIMIKNGVKGKIINIAAIQAKYPLPESLPYVTVKGGLISMTRSLAVDLGKYGIQVITVVPGPIYTRGEEVPEKLDKNAATLLGRMGRPQEVANLLAFLASDYNTFITGSEILIDGGRLISRKPDPNEITSGEV
- a CDS encoding GntR family transcriptional regulator, whose protein sequence is MTVNLSEKAYNDVLNMILKGKYKQGQRITEEQLCKDLNMSRTPVREALKMLISEGIIKKENKSYSIVSLSSDEVLMLYEIRLPLEATAAYLASERATEEDLKKMDDLLQEIKIETEKSDPDPLTLSNLNGNFHNTIAVASKNKYLQECLNDIRVKLKIIRVTLFSSYERRKEEYEEHNDIFEAIKSRNSEEAKKLMEDHENNVLKYIKQRIFMFS